DNA from Planctomycetota bacterium:
GGCCCGCCGCTTCGCCGACCGCTGCCGGGAGGCGGGCTTCGACCGCGCTCTGGAGGAAGCCGGGGCCGGCCCGCGCCGCCTGAGGGAAGTCTTTCCGCCCCGGCTTCCGCCGGGCCCGCCGGGGGCTCCGCCTCTGGGGCCGGGCACGCTCGAGGCGATCCGGAAGCTTCAGCCGGGGGAGTTCACGGGGGTCGAGGCCGTCCCCGGGAATCTCTTCGCCGTCATCCGTTTGCGGGCGGCGCGGCCGGGCCGTCCGGCGCCCTACGCCGAGGTGCGGGGGGAGGTTTTCGAAAGCCTCCTTTCGGATCCGCCGGCGGAGGACGAGGGGCGCCGCTGGATCGACCGGGAGTTCGCCCGCCTCCGGGTCGAGTACGCGGCCCCGGGAGGGCCCTGAGGGACCCAAATTTTATGTATTTTTTTCATAAACTTTTGGCGCCCCGCATCGTCTATATAGACGGAGGGAGCCGATGACGAGGCTGATCCAGAAGACGATTTCCAAGCCCTGCCATCCCCGGTTCCTCAACGAGGTCCGGGGGCTCCTGAACGAGACCCTCGCGGAAGTGCCCCTCTCGCGCCGCGAAAAGGACCTCCTGATCCTGGCCGTGGACGAGGCGGTCAGCTCCGTCGTTCAGTACGGCCGCGACAAGGGCCTCCAGAATCAGATCACCCTGACCGTGGACATCGACGACGTGCGCTTCAAGGCCACGATCGTGGATTCCGCCAACGTCTTCGAAATGGGCCGGGGCCTCACCGAGACCCAGCTCGCCGAGCGCGTGTCCCGCGAGAAGGGCTACAGCCTCGGCATCTTCCTCATC
Protein-coding regions in this window:
- a CDS encoding ATP-binding protein translates to MTRLIQKTISKPCHPRFLNEVRGLLNETLAEVPLSRREKDLLILAVDEAVSSVVQYGRDKGLQNQITLTVDIDDVRFKATIVDSANVFEMGRGLTETQLAERVSREKGYSLGIFLIRQIMDEISYVYRKGFQNELELIKFL